Within Mytilus edulis chromosome 10, xbMytEdul2.2, whole genome shotgun sequence, the genomic segment AAACGGAAAAACGGGAAACTTCAGTGGTTAAGAAGCTGTATACAAATAAAACTACATCCAACAAAAACAAAgagtggacgtggcagggtactaATACCTCCCTATCTAGTACAGACGAAAGAGTAAATAATTTGCAATTTTGAGCTAGTGCAAATCCAAtaccaactttaaaaaaaatcactcttCTAAGAATGAAAGATCAATCGGTACATATCCAAcatccaatagatttagtgtaaTGACGCCAGAGAAAATAATAGAAcgttgtgcaatgccaagatacaggtatcgacagagtGTATAGCCATGTATATGAatgttgatatataaataaagatagTATTCAGTTTGATATTAATTGATTGCAAATGTATTCAAAAGACTGATAAGTTTACCTGGATCGTATCATATATTCATGGTTCGGTAAAAAACATCTTCGTAAAATAAGAATGTGATATCTTGTTGAAAATAGGTTTTCTACATGTACAACCAAACTTCTAATTCAAGTTGTTATATCCATGGAAAAATTTGGTAAATGCTTTAAGTAGTTTATGGTAACGACTTCACTTACTATTACCAGTAATATATAAATACGTTAAATTCAAAATGTCAAAACAGTCATGGGCAGAGCGGACATAAGAAGATAACGGTTGGTATTGTTTATTAAATCAATTCATCAGTTAAATGCAACTTATGCGGTTCTTTACAGAGTTTGGTTATAAATTCTGATTCATAACAGTACACGAATTAGACTGTTATTAAAGGTGCACTATTGGTGCCTATATGAATTCCAACACCATGTCGAAAAGCTGTATTGctgaaacgtacataaatattatcaaggagaaaactACCAGTTTCAATAATCTCATCCCAGTAAGTACATATATTTTCGTACGTTTTATAACAAACTTTAATGAAAAGTTCTTTGAAAGTACTATATGAATTAGTTAATAGCACTGATATTTTACTTGACCAACACTAACTAGAGACCGAAATGAACAGATATCTTACTGTTTATTGTTTGTATAAAGGTAGTTGCCGTGAAAACCCTAGACATCGGAATTTAAATAAATACCAATGCTTTCACATGGGAAAATATAAATTCTGCTCTTTCATCCCTCTGAAGTATTATAACAATACATTTTGTCAAGTAGTTGTACAAGACTTTGTATCAAAACAAAGTGCTGGATAAATaacccatatcctttgttttctaTTACATTAACATAGTCTGTTTCGCGTGCTGTGTAGAGGTCGTAGAAAGTGTCTCCGTGTTTTTTAAAGGTTTTGGTGTACTTATTCTTGAGATAATTTCTCTTTTGTGAAGTATCAAAATCCCAggagtcagcacttcggtgttcacatgaatatcaatcatatggtcttttgttataaatttattgtttacaaagttataaattattcgaaatactaaggattttcttatcccaggcatagattaccttagccctatttggcaaaacgtttttgaattttgggtcctcaatgctcttcaaatttatacttgtttggctttctaagcattttgatctgagcgtctccggtgtgtcttatgtagacgaaacgcgagtgtggcgtatcaaattataagcctggtacctttgataattatttacaacactgggtcgacgccactgctggtggacgtttcgtccccgagggtattaccagtccagtagtcagaaCATCGGTGTTCAAATGAATATCAATCATTAgtcgattttataaatttactgtttgtaaaaatatgaattattcaaaatactaaggattttcttataccacTAATCGATACATACGATAACCTTacccgtatttggcaaaacttttgggaattttgctCTTCAGTtctatacttgtttggctttctatctgtttcgatatgagcgtcattgatgcgtcttatatagacgaaacgcgcgtgtggcaTATTGATTTATAATCTTTTGCATATAGCACTTGTAGATTTCATGACACTAAAGTACATATATCCTCCTTTTACTATACTTGTTTTGCTTTCAAAGTTGTTCAAATTGTGTTTTATTAAATGTAAACATGTACAAGACTTGTACTTATCAGATATTCTCTTGAGTATGTTGTATATATGCTATTTTaatgtgatgaaaaaataatttataacgCATACTGAGTGCTAAAAAAGGAGCCGGAAGATACCAAAGCAAACATTTATTACAAATGTAGCATACTACATACAATATTATTTTATGACTATAATTTCTGCTTTCTCATTGATTAACACAAAAGGAattgtttttttgaaaatatcatatatcagaaaatcatgaaaattaaatacaacaTATAATAGATTTTGGAAAGATTACATGCACCTGCACAGCTACTTTACTAGGCAATGTCTACCTGTACATTTAATTTGTACGACTAAGGCTCATACCATCTTGCAAATTCTTGTTGTTCTTATTCAGTATTTCTAATGAAttcaaattgatatataaattaatGGAATTTTGCAATCGCCCTTCAAAAGCAGATTTTATATCTTGTTTAAATTTCTAAATTATGTCCTGGCTGCTTTTGAACTTTGTATTTTAGTCGAACGTAAACCTTTTTATCCAAGCGTCACTGATGTAGACCAAACACGCTTCTAGCGTACCAAAGTAAAAGCCTGGTATCGTTTATTagttcttttcttatattttgagtAAATACtagaaaattgaaaatgtataaaaaaacaatttgactTTTGATATCAATTGCACATTAATCATAAAATGTCAGATATTCTCCAAATTTCATTACTGTGTTTTATAAATTCCTTGATATTATTAAAAacctataaaaaatattttttctgttttcattATCTCAAGCTGATAAATAAGGTAACTTTCTAACTTAAATATCCATGATAAAAATTAAACGATATGAACATGTCTCATTAAAAAATCTATACAAAGACTAGTAAACCTATTAAATTATCTGAAATATGACAAAGCCATGCATCATAttgttgtataatttttaatacaGCCGTTAGATGGTGTAAACTTCCAAAAAAAACCCGTGTATGGTGgaatggtgtatggcatatgttgcaatggtgtaaggtgtatggtgtaaggggaatggtgtaatggtgtatatATATGaagaatggtgtgattgtgtaacgtgtgatcgggaatggtgtgaatgaacgGTGTAcaacatttcattggttgaaaacgaagttctttttattttaatttttcggattgtaaacataaacaataaatataatcttaatatttgaaatttaattgcattttgGGTATTTTCGGATCGTGTATATAGAATGGGGAATTGTGTATGGTGCagtgtgtaaggtgtatggtgcaaaggtgtaacgtgtatggtgtaatggtacaaggtgtatggtgtaatggtgtatggtgtatggtgtaatggtgtatggtgttagtgggaagtatACACAAACCAAGAACTGTTGATATAGAGTAGCTAATAATCAGTATGGCTTTATTAAACACACCGCAATGGGACCTAACAATGTTTATATGCATTTCGTTTCAGTTATCGTTTGTGGTTACATTTTGACACATAATTGTTAGAAAACGTTTTTTCCCGGTTTTAAAACAAACTCCTGTCAGAAATCTTTAATCAAAAAGTGCACATTTTGTTAGGTCTTCATTCATCCGTTTTTCCCCTATTTGTTTTATCGACCACTGCATATGTTTGATCTACATGTGTACCAGACATTTCCATGTTTTTTTCGATGCTGTTCTTCACCTCCAAAGTAGAAGCATGTTTATCACTGTCAGATTGTCTCCCTTTATCTACAACGGCATACTCATTATTACTATTGTCAAAGGTAGATATATGTTGTGTTTGGTTGTCTGATACAACAAGGTTGACGACTGGTTTCTTTTCTAAATCTACCATATGGTAATAACCATCCTCAATACTATCTTGTTGATCGGAGGaaatgtataaaatgttatcCTTTAATTCACCATTATCAGAATCAGGATCATTGCTGTCATGCGTAGtatgtttttctgtttttgttttcttctttaatCTTTtccttcaatttcaaataaaattataatgtcattaatgataaataaaacaacaagAGAAATAAAGAGTATCAAAAATCAAAGAGGTAATTTACAAATCAGCTTTACAAATGGACGTTGATATTCCCGTTAAAGTGCATTAAATTAAAGGCTTTGACGAGTACTCTCTGACAAAGATTCTGCGTCTCTTTAATCTTTTAGTGAGGTGctttttatactttgtatatcAGATAAATCAAGTTATTTCCaatttggtttacagtatgtTTTAATATTGAGCTATTACACCACTTTCATATTATCAACATGAGACATTAAAACAATTTCAACGAATTTCAACGGTTTTCGAAGATTTGATGATAATATCTGAGTTATCAACTAACAATAATGATTTTTTATAGGATAGTATGTCAGTGTCCTTTTGAATTCTTTTTGTAATGTTTGAAATATGATCACATTAAATAAATGTTCCGGTTTCCTATTTTCGGAGATTTGATCTTagttttttcatcaaaataacattttctgCATGATTTTTCTGGTCATGAAGTTTTATCAGTTTACTGTTAATGTGatatttcaaattaacaaaaataatataaaatatgttgCTCTATGATTAACAAGAATATCAAACTTTCGTTGATTTAGAATAAAAAGTTAGACCATAATCTAAACCAAATATTCAAATCCTATCACTATTTTAAATAGAAGCAAATGATAACAGAGGGTATGCtccggacgggtaagcagatACCGCTCCGTACATGGCACTAATtattgctcatgttagtacaaacccgatAATCAGTCTAATTCGGAAGATCACATTAAAGACAGGGGAACGAGACTGTAGTTACGAAATaagaaaaatcaaatatgatgacACTTGGAACACAATATCTGATATTATCCTGGAAGAAATCACCATACGGTCTTCGATAAGTGCTTATTAATGAATGCTAAACGTACAGTTTGGAATATTAAATGCATAGGCTGGACAAACATGATAACGTTATAATCATTATCATGACCTTTGCTTTGTACCACACATGTTAGATGGTTACTTCCCATCAATCTCTCTGTTAATTTGACGGGAATGTTCATTGTAAGTTAACGTATGCTTTATAAATAACCGTGAGCTTGCAGatcattaaaaactaaaaaaacatatttggaaAATGGGATTTACTGTCGATACAATTTCTAGTTGACAGATTCTTTTACGTTTTATCtaagcagtatttggcacaactttagtGAATTTTTGATCCTCACTGCTCTTTTACTTATATTCgtttggctttaaaactattttgatatgagcgtcactgatgagtctaatgtataagaaacgcgcgtctgacgtactaaattataatcctcgtacctttgataactatttactgtcTTCAGGTTACCAGAAACAAatgaatttgttatttctaaacctACTCGTACATTCTGTGACCCATCGGTATATTAAGGAGCGACCCTATTTTTCTTTGATTGATTAAAGGATTACAAAAAACACAGTACGTCCATTTGCGTGACATAAATATTATTGTGATttaatgcaaatataaacatatcatGAAGTAATGAAAGATGCAATTACCTTCTACAAAGTATAATCAACAGAATAGCTATAATAACAAGCACTCCTCCTGCACCTGATCCTATGTAGATATAAATGTTTGTACTCTGATCTGTAAAATAAGAAATTGCAGACTATTCATTTCAACTTAAATATCACAGAAAGCCATGCTGTCTGTATTATTGTAATTTAACTATCAAGGCAGTAAGAACAATAAGTGGTATATCTTTCTTTCGTTTTCTTTGATTATTAAGGTCGCATATACATAGGCCAAAACAAAATACTCATGATTAAGTTTCACGACAGGTTTTAcagaaaatagtttttttctctCACACTTTTTCTGACACTTCAGATTCAGATTGgtgtatatattgttttgtttatatcatatatattgaatACATACTTTATTTGCTGTATTTGTTTGCTATGGAGaagtctacattaaaaaaaactgatattTCCGTATATTGCTTCTACCTTATATTAACTTAACTATATCTTAGAAATGATTACATTACCATCTTCCTCTTTATTATATCCTTTCGTTGTTACAGTAGACGTTTCATGATTATCATTCGTATCTGTTATCGATGCAATTCCTCTCTCTTTATTGTATCCTTTCGTTGTTACAGTGGACATTTCGTCATTTTCTTCAGTGCCTGTTGTCAAAGTCATTTCGTCAgtagatatttgtttgtttgcataTTTTGTCGTTACTGATTCAAACCCATTTTGAACCTGATAAGCTAAATTCCGGCTAGTTTTTTGTTTTCAGAAAAGAGATTACTTTCATATTGTAATTGACACTGAATTGTCTGAATCGTCTCATTAAATTACAACCGTGTTGGAATTTGTGAGATAAATTAGTATTCATACatcacaatatacatgtatttacaaattaaaatattcttttcCAAAAATTATTTATAGCTTACGtacaattctttaaaaaaaatatctttaaaaaaaatccatacaaataaagataaatttaacacagtattttgttttcttaatgtAGAAAAATCCTGCACTTACCTAGTGTTATGTATCCGGGTCGAGGTCGGGCTATAACAGgtattatatacctatatggagttattttctttcagaacgacagg encodes:
- the LOC139493170 gene encoding uncharacterized protein isoform X2, with the translated sequence MSTVTTKGYNKERGIASITDTNDNHETSTVTTKGYNKEEDDQSTNIYIYIGSGAGGVLVIIAILLIILCRRKRLKKKTKTEKHTTHDSNDPDSDNGELKDNILYISSDQQDSIEDGYYHMVDLEKKPVVNLVVSDNQTQHISTFDNSNNEYAVVDKGRQSDSDKHASTLEVKNSIEKNMEMSGTHVDQTYAVVDKTNRGKTDE
- the LOC139493170 gene encoding uncharacterized protein isoform X1, with amino-acid sequence MYCYHPITVYDKYKTHCTEENDEMSTVTTKGYNKERGIASITDTNDNHETSTVTTKGYNKEEDDQSTNIYIYIGSGAGGVLVIIAILLIILCRRKRLKKKTKTEKHTTHDSNDPDSDNGELKDNILYISSDQQDSIEDGYYHMVDLEKKPVVNLVVSDNQTQHISTFDNSNNEYAVVDKGRQSDSDKHASTLEVKNSIEKNMEMSGTHVDQTYAVVDKTNRGKTDE